The genomic DNA CTGCACAGGCAGAAAGTCAAATCTAAAATCAAACTTTTGCGCAAATTATTTTACAAACTTTCAATTTATCCCTTCTCTCCTCCAACAAATCAGGCAAAACAATCCGCAAAAGACTTGTGCAAAAAGCCCGGCTACGTTTATAGAAACGACGAAGCCAGCACATTTTCTTTCCGCAAAAACCCTTCCCCCTTTCATCCAAAGCCTAGCAACACGGCAAAGAACAGACCCCATGAAGAGCACAACTATGAAGGACGTGGCGAAGCACACCGGCTTCTCCATCTCAACCGTATCCCACGTCATCAACAAGACCCGGAACGTCGAAACCAATACGCGGCGCAAGATCCTGAAAGCCATGAAGGATCTGAACTACGTTCCCAATACTCTCATCCGAAGCATCAATAAAACCGCCGTGCGGACCATCGGGGCGATTATTGCCGACATCCGGGAAGACTTCTACACCGAGATCGTGACCGCCCTGCAAGCCCGAGCCATGGAGCACGGCTACAACCTCCTCCTCTGCGACTCTCAGGAAAGCGCCGAAAAAGAACAGTTCCACCTGAATACGATGACGAGCAAAGAAGTCAGCGCCATCATCCTCGCCCCGGTCGACACGAGCGCCACCTTCGAAACCCTCTCCGACTCTTCCATTCCGGTGGTCATGGTCGATCGCTTCAACGAACATCTACCAGCCGATTTCGTGGGAATCGACAACGCCCAAAGCGGAGCTCACGCCACCCGCCACCTACTCGAAAAAGGCTGCCAGAACATCTGCTTCCTCGGCCACCACGAAAACATCTACACCATTGCCCAACGCCAGCAGGGCTACCAAAGCGCCCTCCAAGCCGCCAGCAAAAGCAGCGGCAAGACCCTCCAAATCGAATATTTTCAAGGCGCGCCGAACAAGAACATCGGCACGAGCGAACTCAAAAACTTCTTCAAGAAGAATACCGATCTCGACGGCGTCATTTGCGGGACTTCCTCCATTTGCTTCGAAGCCATTAGCGTTCTGGAAGCCCTAAACCGCAAGGTCCCCAAGGACGTCCGCATCGTCACCTACGACGACAACAAGTGGTTCGACTACCTCCGAACCCCAATTACCAGCATCATCCAGCCGACCAGCGAAATTGCCAGCGAAGCCGTCGACATCGCCGTCGACCGGATCGAACGCCCCTCCACGATTAAGAGGAAGATATTTCTGGATTTCTCCATCCAGGAACGCTGAGCCTACCACCTGCCTCTCCCGCAAAGGGGACCTCCCAGCCCGGAGGAAAAAATTTGCGCAAAATTTCAAATTCCATTTGACTCGCGCTTCTACTGGGAATTAATTGCCCTCATCACTTCCCAGAACCCCATCCCTGGAAAGTCGCAAAGCTTCTTCACGATCTCACTCCCCGAGAATTTTCGTCCTCCCCCAAACTAGATCGACCTTCAAAGCTCTCTTCGAACCGATTTCCCCACCCCACTCCTTGAAAGCATGTCAGCACCCACCCCACTTCTGAGCGTAAAAGGCATTCGAAAGACCTTCGGAAAAGTTTGCGCAATCGATCATGTCGATTTCACCCTGATGCCCGGAGAAGTGCATGCACTTTGCGGCGGAAACGGCGCCGGCAAAAGCACATTCCTCCGCATCGTCATGGGCTTCCTCCAGCCCGATTGCGGAGAGATTCGCATCAAAGGCAGAATTTGCCAGTTCTCCAATGCCAAGCAGGCTCTCAATGCCGGAATCACGATCGTACAACAGGAGTTGAGCATGATCCCGGACATCAGCGTCGCGGAGAATATTTTCCTCGGGCAGGAACCGCGCAAGAAGCTGGGATTCGTCGATTTCAAACAGCTCAATGAGAAAGCCCAGGCTCTTCTCGACGAACTCGACTTCGACATCAAGGCCACTCGCCTCACCCGCACTCTGAGCGTCGCAGAACAACAACTGGTCGAGATCGCCAAGGCCCTCTCCCACTCCAATGCGGATATCATTTTCTTCGACGAGCCGACCTCGACCATTGGAGAAAAGGACAGCCTAAAACTCTTCAAAGCCATCCGTAAGCTCTCCGAAAAAGGAAAAGGCGTCATCTACGTTTCGCACCGCATGTCGGAGATCTTCACGATCTGCAATCGATACACCGTTTTCCGCGACGGGCGTTACATCTGCGAAGGAGACATCCAAGACATTTCCCGCGAAAAGCTGATTGAAGAAATCGTTGGCGGAGAACTGAACGAAGAATTCGCCAAATACAACAAGCCTACGGACGAGCCTCTATTGACGATTAACGAGCTGACCTCGAAGCCCGACTTCGCAGACGTCTCCATCACCGTTAAAAAAGGCGAGATCGTCGGCCTCTACGGCTTGGTCGGAGCCGGTCGAACCCGACTCCTCGACGCCCTTTTCGGAATCGCCCCCATCGAAAACGGGACCATCCAAATCGGAGAGAAGAAGCTCAAGAAACACTCGACGCGCGATGCGATTCGCGCCGGCATGGCCTACGTCACCGAAGACCGCAAAGAGACCGGTCTCGTCCTCTGCGGATCGGTCGCGGACAACACCTCCATCTCGTCCCTGCCCCATTTTACCCGCGCCGGAATTCTCAATCGAAAAAAAGAGCAAACCCAAGTCAACGCGGCGGTAAAAGCCTTCAACGTCAAAACCCCGAACACCCAGGAACTCGTCCAAAACCTGTCCGGCGGCAACCAGCAGAAAGTCATCTTGGCCCACTGGTCGATGACCCAACCCGACGTTCTCCTCCTGGACGAACCGACGCGTGGAATCGACGTTGGAGCCAAGAAGGAGATCTACCGATACATGTCCGAACAAGCTCTAACGGGAAAATGTATTCTGATGGTATCCTCCGAGCTCCCCGAAATCATCGGAATGAGCGACCGAATCCTCGTTTTCAAGAAAGGCCGAGTCGTTGCCGAACGAAAACAAGAAGAGGCCACCCAGACCGAACTCCTGAATCTGGCCTCCTGAGTCCTCCCCTTCCCATCTTCACCCCCAAAATCCCATGAACAAGCTACGAAATTTAGACCTTCGAAAGTACGGCATCGTATTCGCATTTTTCGCCCTCTGTATCATCATCGCCATCATCGGTGAGATTTGCGTGAAAAACGGAACATGGATGAGCAATTACTTCCTCACCAAGGAAAATTCCATCATCGTCCTGCGCCAAGTCTCCATCAATGGCATCCTCGCGATCGGAATGACCTACGTCATCCTCATTGCCGGAGTCGACTTGTCGGTCGGATCCGTCTTAGCCCTGGCCGGGATCGTGGCCGCTCGCTTCGTCACCCGGTCCTCTGACCTCGTGATCGGCGACATGAGCCACCCCATTCTCTATCCGGTTCTCGTAGTCATCGGAGTCGGGGCCATCTGCGGATTTATCAACGGATTCATCATCGCCCGCTTCCGGCTCCAGGCCTTCATCGTCACCATGGGGATGCTCTCAGCCGCCCGTGGGCTGACACTGCTGACCACCGGGGGAAATCCAGTCTCCTCCCTCGACTCCACCTTCCGGGAGATCGGAAATGGGCGCATTTTTTCCATCCCGATCCCGGTAATCATTTTCATCGGCATCTTCATCGTCGCATGGATTCTCCTCAATAAGACCGTCTTCGGCCGCTATGTCTACGCAGTCGGTGGCAATGAGAAGTCGGCCCAGACCTCCGGAATCAACGTTCAACGCATCAAGGTCATTGTTTATACGCTGTGCGGAGTTCTTTCCGGAATCGCAGGCCTCATTTTGACCGCCCGCACCGGCTCCGCCCAAACGAGCGCCGGAGCCTCCTACGAACTCGACGCCATCGCGGCCGTCGTGATTGGCGGGACATCGATGCTCGGAGGGATCGGAACTCTCATGGGAACCCTCTTCGGCGTCCTCATCATCGGAGTCATGAACAACGGACTCGATCTCCTCGGCGTCCAATCTTACTACCAGCAAATCATTAAGGGCGCGTTAATCGTAGCGGCCGTCCTGCTGGACCCCTCTCGCAAACAAAACCGTTAAGAACCCCTAACCCCAACTAAAAATAGAACGCATGAAATCAATCACCAAAAAACTATTCGCCGCTCTTGCCATTGTCTTAACTTTCCAAGTGAGTCATGCGGAGCCGAAACATGACGGACCCGTCAAGATCGCCGTCTTGATGTACGGGATGAAGGCTGAATTCGTCCAGCTCATGGAGCGAGCCGCCTACGACTATCCCGGCGTAAAAAGCGGAGAAGTCGAATTGACCGTCTACGACGGCCGCTACGACCCGCTCGTTCAAAACAACCAGGCCGAAACGGCCATTCGCACCGGCCATGACGCCATCATCATCAACCCGATGGACTTCAACGCGAATATCGACGTTGTGACGATGGCCAACGATGCCGGAATTCCCGTGATCGTTACCAACGCCCGCCTGAACACCGACGAGATGACTGCAGAAGTCGTTTCCGACGATGTCGAGGGCGGCTATCTCGAAGGTAAAGCCGTCATCGAAGCCATGGGAGGCTCCGGCAACGTCATTATCCTCGAAGGACCGAAAGGCGGTTCCGGCGAAATCCAACGCGGCCAAGGTATTGAAAAAGCCATTGCGGAATACCCTGCAGGCTCGATCAAGATCCTCGAACGCAAGACCGCAAACTGGTCACGCGCCGAAGCCCTTCCGATCATGGAAAACTGGCTCATGAAACACCGCGGTCGCATCAACGGCGTTATCGGTCAAAACGACGAAATGGCTCTGGGTGCAATCGAAGCAATCGAAAGCACGGGAGGCGACGTATCCGACTACGCCATCGCCGGGATCGACGGAGTTACCGACGCGATCTATGCAGTGAAAGACGGCAAAATGACCTCGATCCTGCAAGATGCCAGAGGCCAGATGCAAGGCTCCCTCGACGTAGCCCTGCGCCACGTCCTCGGCCCCGACTTCCAACCCGAATCGGACATCTGGGAACAATACGAAGGCCAACTCGAATGGAACGACGGAATGTCGAAACGCTACGACATCCCTTGGACGGTCGTTACCATCGAAAACGCTGACGCACTCCTCGAAATGCGCAACTAATCCCTTCACCAGTTTTGAAGATTGAGAGCAGCCGGTTCGCCGGCTGCTCTTTTTTTAGGGAAAAGGAGAAAGAACTTCGATTTCCCCGTCCCATGCAGAGAGCCCCCACCCTAAAAGCTTCTGCCATCGCCAACCGTTCGCGCATGGCTTGAGTCGTGCGCCTTTTCTCCGCGCCTGCCTTTCCGGTTCGTTGTCCGGCCCTGAGGGCACCCCAATCTCACCTCTCCGCAAAGAACCCCGCCCTCGACGTCTTCACCGATGCGAATCTAATATCCAGCGTTTCGATACTCCGGATTCGCCTCAACCCCATGCCCAAGCTCGGCCAAACGTTTTCTAAACCTTGCGACCTCGTCGGCATACTCAGGCTCTTCGAGGAAGTTGGTCGTCTCTCCTGGATCCCGTTCAAGGTCGAAAAGCACCTCGGGAACCTCTTCCCCGTAATACTGATATTTCAGGGCGTCCCTTTTGATCATGACATGATCTTCCCACATTTGGGCGACCGATTCGTTATTCCAATCGACGGATTCTTCCCGCAACAACGGAGCCAAACTGCGACTATCCAACCCCTCCGGTATGACCAAGCCAGCCAAGTCGCAGAGGGTGGCAAATAGATCACAGAGATTCACGTTCTCGTCGAGGACGCGTCCCCCCGCAAATCCTTTGGGCCAACGGATGATCAACGGCACCTTCACGCTTGCCTCGTAAAAACGGGTTTTCTCCCAGATCCCGTGTTGGCCAAGCATTTCCCCATGGTCGGAGGTGTAGACAATGATCCAGTCGTCGAGGTCATTGCCGAGCGATTTAAGCTTATCCAAAACCGAACCATAGTGGCAGTCGACCTGATCGATCATCCCGTAATACGCCGCGGTCGCATTGCGAATCGCGGCCTCCGAAGCGCAAACGGGTTTCCCTTGCTGGCTGAGCGAAAGAACCGGATGGTCACAGGGCTCCTCCAGGTAGACCGGAACCCGATTGTGATAATAGTCGAACCGCTCCTGATCGGTAAAATACGGATAGTGAGGCTGCTTCAGGCTCAACTTGAAGAACAGGGGAAGATGGCTTTGCGGACGCCGATAAAGGGGATCGTCAAAAAACCGGCCGAGATACTCCAGCGCCCCAGTCACCGCCCGCTGGTCAAAGGCCTGATAGGGTCCCCTCCCCGGTCGAGCTTCCTCCAGCTCTCTCTGATTCGACCATTTCTTAAACTGAGGATCGGGGCGATACCGGGCAAACTCCTCCTCGATCGAATCATCCACCGCTCCGGCTACGACTTCCGCATCGGGTGAGACACGCGAACGCCACCCCATCATCTGATCCTGGCCCTGA from Puniceicoccus vermicola includes the following:
- a CDS encoding ABC transporter permease, producing the protein MNKLRNLDLRKYGIVFAFFALCIIIAIIGEICVKNGTWMSNYFLTKENSIIVLRQVSINGILAIGMTYVILIAGVDLSVGSVLALAGIVAARFVTRSSDLVIGDMSHPILYPVLVVIGVGAICGFINGFIIARFRLQAFIVTMGMLSAARGLTLLTTGGNPVSSLDSTFREIGNGRIFSIPIPVIIFIGIFIVAWILLNKTVFGRYVYAVGGNEKSAQTSGINVQRIKVIVYTLCGVLSGIAGLILTARTGSAQTSAGASYELDAIAAVVIGGTSMLGGIGTLMGTLFGVLIIGVMNNGLDLLGVQSYYQQIIKGALIVAAVLLDPSRKQNR
- a CDS encoding substrate-binding domain-containing protein; protein product: MKSITKKLFAALAIVLTFQVSHAEPKHDGPVKIAVLMYGMKAEFVQLMERAAYDYPGVKSGEVELTVYDGRYDPLVQNNQAETAIRTGHDAIIINPMDFNANIDVVTMANDAGIPVIVTNARLNTDEMTAEVVSDDVEGGYLEGKAVIEAMGGSGNVIILEGPKGGSGEIQRGQGIEKAIAEYPAGSIKILERKTANWSRAEALPIMENWLMKHRGRINGVIGQNDEMALGAIEAIESTGGDVSDYAIAGIDGVTDAIYAVKDGKMTSILQDARGQMQGSLDVALRHVLGPDFQPESDIWEQYEGQLEWNDGMSKRYDIPWTVVTIENADALLEMRN
- a CDS encoding sulfatase-like hydrolase/transferase, which gives rise to MPRPNILFLMSDEHRADVSGFAGNEIVRTPVLDWLAETGVVFNNAYTPSPICVPGRMCMMAGQLPKTCNCEGWKDLAPGYRTFSREFSRYAYQTVCSGKLHHQGQDQMMGWRSRVSPDAEVVAGAVDDSIEEEFARYRPDPQFKKWSNQRELEEARPGRGPYQAFDQRAVTGALEYLGRFFDDPLYRRPQSHLPLFFKLSLKQPHYPYFTDQERFDYYHNRVPVYLEEPCDHPVLSLSQQGKPVCASEAAIRNATAAYYGMIDQVDCHYGSVLDKLKSLGNDLDDWIIVYTSDHGEMLGQHGIWEKTRFYEASVKVPLIIRWPKGFAGGRVLDENVNLCDLFATLCDLAGLVIPEGLDSRSLAPLLREESVDWNNESVAQMWEDHVMIKRDALKYQYYGEEVPEVLFDLERDPGETTNFLEEPEYADEVARFRKRLAELGHGVEANPEYRNAGY
- a CDS encoding LacI family DNA-binding transcriptional regulator: MKSTTMKDVAKHTGFSISTVSHVINKTRNVETNTRRKILKAMKDLNYVPNTLIRSINKTAVRTIGAIIADIREDFYTEIVTALQARAMEHGYNLLLCDSQESAEKEQFHLNTMTSKEVSAIILAPVDTSATFETLSDSSIPVVMVDRFNEHLPADFVGIDNAQSGAHATRHLLEKGCQNICFLGHHENIYTIAQRQQGYQSALQAASKSSGKTLQIEYFQGAPNKNIGTSELKNFFKKNTDLDGVICGTSSICFEAISVLEALNRKVPKDVRIVTYDDNKWFDYLRTPITSIIQPTSEIASEAVDIAVDRIERPSTIKRKIFLDFSIQER
- a CDS encoding sugar ABC transporter ATP-binding protein, encoding MSAPTPLLSVKGIRKTFGKVCAIDHVDFTLMPGEVHALCGGNGAGKSTFLRIVMGFLQPDCGEIRIKGRICQFSNAKQALNAGITIVQQELSMIPDISVAENIFLGQEPRKKLGFVDFKQLNEKAQALLDELDFDIKATRLTRTLSVAEQQLVEIAKALSHSNADIIFFDEPTSTIGEKDSLKLFKAIRKLSEKGKGVIYVSHRMSEIFTICNRYTVFRDGRYICEGDIQDISREKLIEEIVGGELNEEFAKYNKPTDEPLLTINELTSKPDFADVSITVKKGEIVGLYGLVGAGRTRLLDALFGIAPIENGTIQIGEKKLKKHSTRDAIRAGMAYVTEDRKETGLVLCGSVADNTSISSLPHFTRAGILNRKKEQTQVNAAVKAFNVKTPNTQELVQNLSGGNQQKVILAHWSMTQPDVLLLDEPTRGIDVGAKKEIYRYMSEQALTGKCILMVSSELPEIIGMSDRILVFKKGRVVAERKQEEATQTELLNLAS